The Anopheles coluzzii chromosome 2, AcolN3, whole genome shotgun sequence genome window below encodes:
- the LOC120948287 gene encoding centrosomin isoform X7, whose product MDNSYAMGFRSPSINALTGHGSPVQVRSLRDNEEEISTLRKENFNLKLRIYFLEQKAGICTDNDTPGGLGVTSSSASNTSCDGNYLKQNIDLKVEVESLRQDLQSKHDLLCQAVKAMEVLEESHKKAEERHRELVNDLNHRIENHQAEIRSLELMAGELQKQHRELQLSTSLRGDPELQQQQEQHAAEEGKEGMTTRDNVGESLLDFLDAVQQHSELSVQEKLKVLEMENAVRQCQERNEQLTRQVEQLQAIIEEKASKISQLEMELGELRFENAELREESEKPQSNIEIDRLKKQNFDIRAELAEKLCVLDDTETKLKEKTLECTKTCKMVEKLIKTITEQDKELEKLKRNSPIEANAGGREPPIRKNISLHSEHGMNGGATGALAGVAALAVPEIVDQDRKPVSQAEYDALVQRAKLLQQKNDTLIHKLCGNGGAGDHRNDRNIIIKQLNDELIKAREEAEKAQKWRKEYADLCAISTHRLEELAGFLDSLLRNKELIGSLSTDSRKAIRNAVDRSLDLSRSLNMSISVTGLSLIGTNNNSLAQLSCLSGYLDQSAVLEHGEHSSAGDDVDDEHDKENRASNVKGQTIQTGGHGALFGGLNQTKQMIETLRAENKALRGELMEQQQLQQQQHQQRTRRRESKERKSVPIEPISDSEAWSEPDRGVSLARIGLEDSSSALLRQKNGPAGGPTASLSSPTSGAAALELSSTSDNEPGLLAAAGLSSQRKSATVAEMKQLQETVASLSKELQDKNGTLLTVQSQLVDLDSELQRERIRAAKAQTEATETRQLSERWERDAAVHREQAEQAAQRLAALEGDIRQRDALIEKLRKEREQAAVDLRVAMMKLETMQSEYGELQQRHRRELDAMLAKEQQQLEELRQSLTESFRNELQLKQQSFDTALAQNYISKNIHQEKVRELNELHYRLEDAHNDLSAMAEAEEQLRRQLADCERSAAAMKKSLDEATLQASKAAIERTKALNEKRQLETELGFAHDELEQLKVEKNALNEQLQTIIRTQQQQQHPRSPRGSGGGNQSASGTDEEITPGVRRQLENSSPDLGIESDPGRLSNVELKFATSPQQRPLLKTLELTKSMSNLLLNPNQEVKPESSGESSKGAAGGEQQEGGGVDKTTVIHHDCAKIEVDYRDLMHRYNKTRHYLAVAYDKIKSSNKVKKQLEIEVKQQIHKTNVVLKTVQRNLDSGNDGAGEH is encoded by the exons ATGGACAACTCAT ATGCGATGGGATTCCGTTCGCCCTCGATAAACGCCCTGACCGGTCACGGTTCGCCGGTTCAGGTGCGCTCGCTGCGCGACAACGAGGAGGAAATTTCCACCCTGCGCAAGGAAAACTTCAATCTGAAGCTACGCATTTACTTCCTCGAGCAGAAGGCGGGCATCTGCACCGACAATGACACGCCCGGCGGACTGGGTGTAACCTCATCGTCCGCGTCCAACACGTCGTGCGATGGGAACTATCTGAAACAGAACATCGATCTTAAG GTCGAGGTAGAATCGTTACGGCAGGATCTGCAAAGCAAGCATGATCTGCTGTGCCAGGCCGTCAAGGCGATGGAAGTGCTGGAGGAAAGCCACAAGAAGGCGGAGGAACGGCACCGCGAGCTGGTGAACGATCTGAACCATCGCATCGAGAACCATCAGGCCGAGATTCGGTCGCTGGAGCTGATGGCGGGcgagctgcagaagcagcaccGTGAGCTGCAGCTGTCCACCAGCTTGCGGGGCGATCCGgagctacagcagcagcaggagcagcacgCGGCcgaagagggaaaggagggcatgaCGACGCGGGACAATGTCGGCGAAAGCTTGCTCGACTTTCTGGACGcggtgcagcagcacagcgAGCTGAGCGTGCAGGAGAAGCTGAAGGTGCTGGAGATGGAGAACGCCGTCCGGCAGTGCCAGGAGCGTAACGAGCAGCTCACCCGCCAGGTGGAACAGCTGCAGGCCATCATCGAGGAGAAGGCGAGCAAGATCAGCCAGCTGGAGATGGAGCTGGGCGAGCTGCGGTTCGAGAATGCGGAGCTGCGGGAGGAAAGCGAAAAGCCACAAAGCAACATTGAG ATTGATCGACTTAAGAAGCAAAACTTTGATATTCGGGCCGAGCTGGCGGAGAAGCTGTGCGTGCTCGACGACACCGAGACGAAGCTAAAGGAGAAAACGCTCGAGTGCACCAAGACCTGCAAAATGGTGGAAAAGTTGATCAAAACCATCACCGAGCAGGACAAGGAGCTGGAGAAGCTGAAGCGAAACTCG ccGATAGAAGCGAACGCCGGTGGTCGCGAGCCGCCGATCCGAAAG AACATTTCACTTCACTCCGAGCACGGCATGAACGGTGGTGCAACGGGCGCCCTGGCTGGTGTGGCCGCGCTGGCTGTGCCCGAAATCGTGGACCAGGACCGCAAACCGGTCAGCCAGGCCGAGTACGACGCGCTGGTGCAGCGGGcgaagctgctgcagcagaagAACGACACGCTGATCCACAAGCTGTGCGGCAACGGTGGGGCGGGCGACCATCGGAACGAtcgcaacatcatcatcaagcaGCTGAACGACGAGCTGATCAAGGCGCGCGAAGAGGCGGAAAAGGCCCAGAAGTGGCGCAAAGAGTACGCGGACCTGTGCGCGATCTCGACGCACCGGCTCGAGGAGCTGGCCGGCTTTCTCGATTCGCTGCTGCGGAACAAGGAGCTGATCGGGTCGCTGTCGACGGACAGCCGGAAGGCAATCCGCAACGCGGTCGATCGCAGCCTGGATTTGTCGCGCAGCCTCAACATGTCGATCTCGGTGACGGGGCTTTCGCTGATcggcaccaacaacaacagtctGGCGCAGCTGAGCTGCCTGTCGGGCTATCTGGATCAGTCGGCCGTCCTGGAGCATGGCGAGCACAGCAGTGCCGGCGACGATGTGGACGACGAGCACGATAAGGAAAACCGCGCGTCGAACGTGAAAGGACAGACCATTCAGACCGGCGGTCATGGTGCGCTGTTTGGGGGGCTGAACCAAACGAAGCAGATGATCGAAACGTTGCGCGCAGAGAACAAAGCATTGCGGGGCGAGCtgatggagcagcagcagctgcagcagcagcagcatcaacagcgaaCTCGGCGCCGCGAAAGCAAGGAGCGCAAGTCCGTCCCCATCGAGCCGATTTCCGACTCGGAAGCGTGGTCCGAACCGGATCGGGGCGTTTCGCTCGCACGCATCGGGCTCGAGGACAGCTCTTCGGCTTTGCTGCGGCAAAAGAACGGTCCAGCCGGCGGTCCGACGGCGTCACTAAGCTCGCCAACGTCGGGCGCTGCTGCGCTGGAACTGAGCTCCACCTCAGACAACGAACCCGGATTGTTGGCTGCTGCCGGTCTTTCCTCGCAGCGGAAAAGCGCAACCGTGGCTGAAATGAAACAGCTGCAGGAGACGGTCGCATCGCTCAGCAAAGAGCTGCAGGACAAGAACGGAACGCTGCTGACCGTACAGAGCCAGCTGGTCGATCTGGACAGTGAGCTGCAGCGGGAGCGAATCCGGGCCGCCAAAGCGCAAACGGAAGCGACCGAAACGCGCCAACTGTCCGAACGGTGGGAACGGGACGCCGCGGTGCACAGGGAACAGGCTGAACAGGCCGCCCAACGGCTGGCGGCGCTCGAGGGCGACATTCGGCAGCGCGATGCGCTGATCGAGAAGCTGCGCAAGGAGCGCGAACAGGCGGCGGTCGATCTGCGCGTGGCCATGATGAAGCTGGAAACGATGCAGTCCGAGTACGgcgagctgcagcagcggcaccGGCGCGAACTGGACGCCATGCTGgcgaaggagcagcagcagctggaggaGCTGCGCCAGAGCCTCACCGAATCATTCCGCAACGAGCTGCAGCTGAAGCAGCAATCGTTCGACACGGCCCTGGCCCAGAACTACATCTCCAAAAACATCCACCAGGAGAAGGTGCGCGAGCTGAACGAGCTGCACTACCGGCTGGAGGATGCGCACAACGACCTGTCCGCGATGGCCGAGGCGGAGGAGCAGCTGCGCCGCCAGCTGGCCGACTGCGAGCGCAGCGCGGCGGCGATGAAGAAGAGCCTCGACGAGGCGACGCTGCAAGCGTCCAAGGCAGCGATCGAGCGGACGAAGGCGCTGAACGAGAAGCGCCAGCTCGAGACCGAGCTCGGCTTCGCGCACGACGAGCTGGAGCAGCTGAAGGTGGAGAAGAACGCACTGAACGAGCAGCTGCAGACCATCATTcggacgcagcagcagcagcagcatccacgCAGTCCACGTGGTTCCGGCGGCGGCAACCAATCAGCGTCCGGAACGGACGAAGAAATTACGCCCGGTGTACGGCGACAGCTCGAGAACTCATCGCCCGATCTCGGCATCGAGAGTGATCCCGGCCGGCTCTCGAACGTGGAGCTCAAGTTTGCGACCTCGCCGCAGCAGCGTCCCCTTCTCAAAACGCTGGAACTGACGAAATCCATGTCCAACTTGCTATTGAATCCGAACCAGGAAG TCAAACCGGAGAGCAGTGGAGAATCGTCCAAGGGGGCGGCTGGCGGCGAACAGCAGGAAGGTGGTGGGGTCGATAAGACGACGGTGATCCATCACGACTGTGCCAAGATCGAGGTCGACTACAGGGATCTGATGCATCGGTACAACAAAACGCGCCACTATCTGGCCGTTGCGTACGACAAAATCAAATCCTCCAACAAGGTGAAGAAGCAGCTGGAGATTGAGGTGAAGCAGCAGATCCACAAGACGAACGTCGTGCTGAAGACGGTGCAGCGCAATCTGGATTCGGGCAACGATGGCGCTGGTGAGCATTGA